A genomic window from Paraburkholderia phytofirmans OLGA172 includes:
- a CDS encoding porin, whose protein sequence is MKKAIYVGVGTAISLATGSVFAQSSVTLYGIIDEAVSWVNSVHTAAGAGHSQVALQANGLQPSRWGLRGTEDLGGGSKAVFVLENGFDPTSGKFSQGGLEFGRQVYVGLSNPVGTVTFGRQYDSVVDYVGSFVSATQWAGITMAHGGDLDNLVNSYRTNNAIKYASRVINGFRFGGMYSFGGVAGDVTRNQIWSLGAGFSRGPLSVGAAYLNVRQPNLSFFGNSTTGTPSAATANNPSPVIAGFLSAHSYQNLALGAAYNVSNVTIGGAFSNVRLSGLGDTSAGPNPKGYRGSVTFNSIEGNLRYLAAADLSIGVAYDYLRQNATGTSNGATYQTASIGADYFLSKRTDLYTIAAFQHASGTASTGGPAVADLTTLTPSSGKNQSTARIGIRHRF, encoded by the coding sequence ATGAAAAAAGCCATCTATGTAGGTGTCGGTACCGCAATCTCGCTGGCAACTGGCTCGGTGTTTGCACAAAGCAGCGTGACTCTGTATGGGATCATTGACGAGGCAGTTAGTTGGGTCAACAGTGTGCACACGGCGGCCGGGGCGGGGCACTCCCAGGTAGCGTTGCAAGCCAACGGACTTCAGCCGAGCCGCTGGGGTCTTCGAGGCACCGAAGATCTCGGAGGCGGGTCGAAAGCCGTGTTTGTGCTTGAAAACGGATTCGATCCGACGTCCGGAAAGTTTTCCCAAGGTGGGCTTGAGTTCGGCCGCCAGGTCTATGTTGGTCTGTCCAATCCGGTTGGGACGGTAACCTTTGGTCGTCAATACGACTCCGTTGTCGACTATGTCGGCTCGTTTGTATCAGCCACCCAGTGGGCGGGTATTACGATGGCTCACGGCGGCGACCTCGACAACCTGGTCAATTCCTATCGAACGAATAACGCAATCAAATACGCCAGCCGCGTCATCAACGGGTTCCGCTTTGGCGGTATGTATAGCTTCGGAGGTGTTGCGGGAGACGTAACACGAAATCAGATCTGGTCTCTTGGAGCCGGATTCTCGCGCGGCCCACTGTCTGTCGGCGCAGCGTACCTCAATGTGCGGCAGCCAAATCTGAGCTTCTTTGGAAACAGCACGACAGGCACGCCGTCAGCGGCCACAGCAAACAATCCATCGCCGGTCATTGCTGGTTTTCTCTCGGCGCACAGCTACCAGAACCTAGCTCTTGGCGCGGCCTATAACGTCAGCAATGTCACAATTGGCGGCGCATTCTCAAATGTCAGGCTTTCCGGACTTGGGGACACAAGTGCAGGTCCAAACCCCAAGGGATATCGAGGCTCTGTGACCTTCAACAGTATTGAAGGTAATCTTCGATACCTGGCTGCGGCAGACCTTTCGATCGGAGTAGCGTACGATTATCTACGCCAGAACGCGACCGGAACTTCGAATGGAGCAACGTATCAGACCGCCTCAATCGGAGCTGACTATTTCCTGTCAAAACGCACGGACCTCTACACAATAGCCGCTTTTCAGCATGCGAGCGGAACCGCGTCGACCGGCGGGCCGGCCGTAGCAGACCTCACAACGCTCACACCTTCGAGCGGCAAAAATCAGTCTACCGCGAGAATCGGTATAAGACACAGGTTCTAG
- a CDS encoding aspartate/glutamate racemase family protein: MHRRTANYGLRARLGVLLPSGNIAAEAELTSLMPSGVSLHTTRLPLTGSGSSQLLSMASEVEQGALLLKDTQPNLIVFHCTAVSTWEPEMDSRLCERIERATGIPAITTAKSLISAFKNFRAKKIVLLSPYIDEINRREINFLAHHQIEVLEFHGLGIQGPQEMHAVAPEVWLDLARTARRDDADAYFLSCTAIRSIEVVDELERELGRPVLTSNQTMAWHALRNVGVDEKITGAGKLFTI; the protein is encoded by the coding sequence ATGCACCGTCGAACAGCTAACTATGGGCTGCGTGCCCGTCTCGGGGTGCTGCTTCCGTCCGGAAACATCGCGGCCGAGGCTGAACTCACATCGCTCATGCCGTCGGGTGTGTCCCTCCATACCACACGTCTACCTCTTACGGGAAGCGGAAGCAGTCAACTGCTAAGCATGGCATCAGAAGTCGAACAGGGGGCTTTGCTTCTAAAAGACACGCAACCGAATCTCATCGTCTTTCATTGCACGGCGGTTTCAACCTGGGAGCCGGAAATGGATTCCCGCCTTTGTGAGCGAATCGAACGTGCGACAGGCATACCTGCGATAACAACGGCGAAATCCCTGATCTCGGCTTTCAAGAACTTTCGGGCAAAAAAAATCGTATTGCTGAGTCCCTACATCGACGAAATCAACAGGAGGGAGATCAACTTTCTGGCCCACCACCAAATCGAGGTTCTCGAATTTCACGGATTGGGTATTCAAGGGCCCCAGGAAATGCACGCCGTGGCGCCCGAAGTTTGGCTCGATCTTGCGAGGACAGCCAGACGTGACGACGCGGACGCCTACTTCCTGAGTTGCACTGCAATACGGTCCATCGAAGTCGTCGACGAACTAGAACGCGAACTGGGCCGACCCGTGCTGACAAGCAACCAGACGATGGCCTGGCACGCACTTCGAAATGTTGGCGTCGACGAAAAAATAACTGGTGCTGGAAAGCTGTTCACGATTTAG
- a CDS encoding amidohydrolase family protein, translating into MIELCQPPNANPRRPALLCPAGATDCHVHVYGPNNAFPVAATRAFDVPEALPSSLSDLLDMLGIQRVVLVQPSGYGTDNSRHLTALKEVGRPARMIASLRSDVSPTELDRMHKAGVRGVRYTIGHAGAAPIAEMPELAKRIAEFGWHVQLHVMNDGSGNALVEMEKALENLATDLVIDHIGSIHPAGGLEQRGFAALLRLLETGRCWVKLSGAYRVSKAPPYEDMMPFVEKLVAANPDRLVWGSDWPHVAFKGSMPNTTDLLDQLMAWIPDETQRHRILVGNPATLYGF; encoded by the coding sequence ATGATCGAACTGTGCCAACCACCAAACGCGAATCCTCGCCGACCCGCCCTTTTGTGCCCAGCCGGCGCCACCGATTGTCATGTTCACGTCTACGGCCCAAACAATGCGTTCCCAGTCGCAGCCACTCGGGCGTTCGACGTTCCCGAGGCACTGCCGTCCTCACTCTCCGACTTGCTGGATATGCTTGGAATCCAACGAGTTGTACTGGTTCAACCCAGCGGATATGGAACAGACAATAGCAGGCATCTGACTGCGCTGAAGGAAGTTGGGCGGCCCGCGCGCATGATTGCGTCCCTGCGCTCAGACGTGAGCCCGACTGAACTCGACCGTATGCACAAAGCGGGAGTTCGAGGCGTCCGATACACCATCGGACACGCGGGCGCGGCGCCCATCGCGGAGATGCCTGAACTGGCGAAGCGCATTGCGGAGTTCGGCTGGCATGTCCAGCTCCATGTGATGAATGACGGCAGTGGCAACGCACTCGTCGAGATGGAAAAAGCCCTCGAGAACTTGGCCACAGATCTTGTTATCGACCATATCGGATCAATTCACCCCGCCGGCGGCCTTGAACAGCGCGGCTTCGCTGCTCTGTTGCGGCTATTGGAAACCGGGCGATGCTGGGTAAAGCTCTCCGGCGCGTACCGCGTATCCAAGGCTCCTCCCTATGAAGACATGATGCCGTTCGTTGAAAAACTCGTTGCGGCAAATCCCGACCGTCTTGTATGGGGCAGCGACTGGCCTCACGTGGCATTCAAGGGATCTATGCCCAACACCACAGACCTGCTGGATCAGTTAATGGCGTGGATTCCGGATGAGACACAGCGCCATCGCATTCTAGTTGGCAACCCGGCAACGCTATACGGCTTCTAG
- a CDS encoding cupin domain-containing protein gives MQSTIAEREVAPIANSGKEWRDAIAQMAQRKTPSFFHMRARLPKQGRTNQVLGASTQMNVVLKTYASGGENEIHAHSNEDHLFVVLQGGATFFGPRGEERIVEKNDCVLIPCGALYSFHANEGEQLVMLRVGAAIDPSTDVLARVDEHGAPFDGFSEKNKEVPVILEQDLWFE, from the coding sequence ATGCAGTCAACGATAGCAGAACGCGAAGTTGCTCCAATTGCAAACAGCGGAAAGGAGTGGCGCGACGCGATCGCCCAGATGGCACAGCGCAAGACTCCAAGTTTTTTCCATATGCGGGCACGATTGCCAAAACAGGGGCGGACTAATCAGGTTCTCGGCGCGTCAACCCAGATGAACGTCGTTCTCAAAACGTACGCGAGCGGCGGCGAAAACGAGATTCACGCTCACTCGAACGAAGACCACCTGTTCGTGGTGCTTCAGGGCGGTGCTACTTTTTTTGGTCCTCGCGGTGAAGAACGTATTGTCGAAAAAAATGACTGTGTCCTGATTCCGTGTGGCGCTCTTTATTCGTTCCACGCAAACGAGGGTGAGCAGTTGGTCATGCTGAGAGTCGGCGCGGCGATTGATCCGTCGACAGACGTGCTAGCTCGTGTCGACGAACACGGCGCACCATTTGACGGTTTTTCCGAAAAGAACAAAGAAGTCCCGGTAATCCTCGAGCAAGATCTCTGGTTCGAATAA